A genome region from Candidatus Thermokryptus mobilis includes the following:
- the hemN gene encoding oxygen-independent coproporphyrinogen III oxidase — protein sequence MRIENIDIELLKKYDRPGPRYTSYPPAPAFSKDFGPDDYKDAIIENNKENPMNVLSLYFHIPFCDTLCYFCGCNMLVTHNRATIRKYLDYLKREVEMVCEFLSSGRKVTQLHWGGGTPSYLNPDEIKELGGFINERFEFVDDPEVGVEIDPRGLTYEHMRAFREVGFNRISMGVQDFDPRVQKAVNRIQPEEITRQAIDWARELGFKSINLDLIYGLPFQTIESFEKTLDKVIELSPERLAVFNFAYVPWLKPHQRVIKREDLPTPDVKLKILKMTIEKLTEAGYVYIGMDHFAKPDDELAIAQKEKTLYRNFQGYSTRAGADLYAFGMSAISQFQNIYAQNYKELKDYYSRIDEGKFPTAVGYRMSQDDIIRKHVIMRLMCDMELTKSEVEEKFNIKFDDYFADSIQKLNEFVEDGLVELSGDKIIVSLMGRLVIRNIAMCFDAYIDKMMKEKPIFSRTV from the coding sequence ATGAGGATAGAAAATATTGACATAGAGCTTTTGAAGAAATACGACCGTCCTGGTCCAAGGTATACCAGTTATCCGCCAGCGCCTGCTTTTTCAAAGGATTTCGGACCGGATGATTATAAGGATGCGATTATTGAGAATAATAAGGAAAACCCCATGAATGTCCTTTCGCTTTATTTTCATATACCTTTTTGTGATACGCTATGTTATTTTTGTGGCTGTAATATGCTCGTCACTCACAACAGGGCAACGATAAGGAAGTATCTTGATTACTTGAAGCGTGAGGTTGAAATGGTTTGTGAATTTCTTTCTTCAGGGCGGAAGGTCACGCAACTTCATTGGGGTGGTGGGACACCGTCTTATTTGAATCCCGATGAAATAAAAGAACTTGGCGGTTTTATAAATGAAAGGTTTGAATTTGTTGATGACCCTGAGGTTGGAGTTGAGATTGACCCGCGCGGTTTAACTTACGAACATATGAGGGCGTTCCGAGAAGTTGGTTTTAATAGAATTAGCATGGGGGTTCAAGATTTTGATCCGAGGGTTCAGAAAGCGGTTAACAGGATTCAACCTGAGGAAATCACACGGCAAGCTATTGATTGGGCTCGTGAGCTTGGTTTTAAGAGTATAAACCTTGATTTGATTTATGGTCTGCCGTTTCAAACAATTGAATCGTTTGAGAAGACACTTGACAAGGTGATAGAGCTTTCACCTGAGCGACTCGCTGTTTTTAATTTTGCTTATGTTCCATGGCTTAAACCACATCAAAGGGTTATAAAAAGGGAGGATTTGCCAACCCCTGATGTTAAGTTAAAAATTTTGAAAATGACGATAGAGAAGCTGACGGAAGCTGGATATGTTTACATTGGGATGGATCATTTTGCTAAACCAGATGATGAGCTTGCAATTGCGCAAAAGGAAAAAACACTTTACAGGAACTTCCAGGGTTATTCAACTCGCGCTGGTGCAGATCTCTATGCGTTCGGGATGTCAGCTATAAGTCAATTTCAAAACATTTACGCTCAAAATTACAAGGAATTGAAGGATTATTATTCACGAATTGACGAGGGGAAATTCCCGACAGCGGTTGGCTATAGAATGAGTCAAGACGATATAATTAGAAAGCATGTGATAATGCGTTTGATGTGCGATATGGAACTGACGAAAAGCGAGGTTGAGGAAAAGTTCAATATAAAATTTGACGATTATTTCGCGGATTCAATTCAGAAGTTGAACGAGTTTGTTGAGGACGGTTTAGTTGAATTAAGCGGTGATAAAATCATAGTCAGCTTAATGGGTCGTCTTGTGATAAGAAATATAGCGATGTGCTTTGACGCCTACATTGATAAGATGATGAAGGAGAAGCCGATATTTTCAAGGACAGTTTAA
- a CDS encoding uroporphyrinogen-III synthase, with protein sequence MKVLITRDKTQALDFAREIETYGFIPVFFPTIEITEPDLWDDVDEKINRIDEYTDLIFTSANAVRFFLERFKKYQPIENLKGKKIHVVGVKTKIEVEKYGLLVEPLPERSDKGSLFEKILLNAVSGKKFLFPRGNLSEEEFIESARRKGIDIDDVIVYRTIKPNLGENLKQEVKSMLESGEIGVVTFFSPSSVRNFVEIFGVALLRKQRIAVIGGTTLKACEELGLKVDVNPMEFNPKPDGAFLARLLWEVFKKNG encoded by the coding sequence ATGAAAGTTTTGATAACAAGGGATAAAACACAAGCTTTGGACTTCGCAAGGGAAATTGAAACATATGGTTTTATCCCCGTCTTCTTTCCAACGATTGAAATAACAGAGCCAGATTTATGGGATGATGTTGACGAAAAAATAAACCGAATTGATGAATATACCGATTTGATTTTCACAAGCGCGAACGCAGTTAGATTTTTCCTTGAGAGATTTAAAAAATATCAGCCGATTGAAAATTTAAAGGGCAAAAAAATCCATGTCGTTGGGGTTAAAACAAAAATTGAAGTTGAAAAGTATGGACTTTTAGTTGAACCACTTCCTGAAAGGTCAGATAAGGGAAGTTTATTTGAGAAAATTTTGCTCAATGCGGTTTCCGGGAAAAAGTTTCTATTCCCGCGAGGGAATTTGTCGGAGGAGGAGTTTATTGAGTCGGCGAGAAGGAAAGGAATTGACATTGATGATGTCATCGTTTACAGGACGATTAAGCCGAATCTCGGAGAAAATTTGAAGCAAGAGGTGAAATCAATGCTTGAAAGTGGCGAAATTGGTGTTGTTACATTTTTTAGCCCGTCAAGTGTGCGAAACTTTGTTGAAATTTTTGGGGTTGCTTTGCTTCGGAAACAGCGTATAGCTGTCATAGGTGGAACTACTTTGAAAGCTTGTGAAGAACTTGGTTTAAAGGTTGATGTAAATCCGATGGAGTTTAACCCGAAGCCAGACGGTGCATTTCTTGCGAGATTACTTTGGGAAGTTTTCAAGAAAAACGGTTGA
- a CDS encoding 4Fe-4S dicluster domain-containing protein — translation MSVNKIDFKMNQGKLFYLAPDDLNKIFEHFKSRGYKVIGPTVVDDAIVYDEISDVKDLPVGVGDEQSPGIYRLKSRDDGAFFGYVVGPHSWKRFLYPPILTLFEARRENGNIKISECNDEDVKFLFVGVRACEISAIMILDKVLGGGQYVDPVYIKRRKNTFILAVNCNEPGGNCFCFSTGTGPRALAGYDIVLTEVILNDKHYFTARAGSDQGEEVLEDLGFREASQDEVKEAEKILSEAPNKFTKRVDLTNVVEILQSNYENPLWDKIAERCLSCGNCTMVCPTCFCHNVEDVTDLLGQVARRIRRWDSCFTVEFSYIHGGSVRYSTMSRYRQWIMHKLSTWKNQFGMIGCVGCGRCITWCPVGIDITEGVKSFKEVLNKI, via the coding sequence ATGAGTGTTAACAAAATAGATTTTAAAATGAATCAAGGTAAACTTTTCTATTTAGCACCTGATGATTTAAACAAAATTTTTGAGCATTTCAAATCAAGGGGGTACAAGGTAATTGGTCCAACCGTAGTTGATGATGCGATTGTTTATGATGAGATATCGGATGTTAAGGATTTGCCTGTTGGGGTAGGGGATGAACAATCGCCCGGTATTTACAGGTTAAAAAGTAGGGACGATGGGGCTTTTTTTGGTTATGTAGTTGGACCACATTCATGGAAAAGGTTTCTTTATCCGCCGATACTCACACTTTTTGAAGCAAGGAGGGAAAACGGGAACATTAAAATTTCCGAATGTAACGATGAGGATGTAAAATTTCTTTTTGTTGGCGTCAGGGCTTGTGAGATTTCAGCAATTATGATTTTGGATAAAGTTCTTGGCGGTGGGCAATATGTTGATCCTGTTTATATTAAGAGAAGGAAGAATACTTTTATTCTAGCTGTGAACTGCAATGAACCCGGGGGGAATTGTTTTTGCTTTTCAACTGGGACTGGCCCAAGGGCTTTAGCTGGGTATGACATTGTGTTAACTGAGGTGATTCTTAATGATAAGCATTATTTCACGGCGAGGGCTGGAAGTGATCAAGGTGAAGAAGTGCTTGAGGATTTAGGTTTCAGAGAAGCGAGCCAAGATGAGGTTAAAGAGGCGGAGAAAATTTTGAGTGAGGCGCCCAACAAGTTCACAAAGAGAGTTGATTTAACGAATGTTGTTGAAATTTTACAATCAAATTATGAGAACCCGCTTTGGGATAAGATAGCTGAAAGATGTCTTTCATGTGGGAACTGCACGATGGTTTGTCCTACTTGTTTCTGTCATAATGTTGAGGATGTGACTGATTTATTGGGTCAAGTTGCAAGGAGAATTAGAAGATGGGATTCATGTTTCACGGTTGAATTTTCTTACATACATGGTGGTAGTGTTAGATATTCAACTATGTCAAGATATAGGCAATGGATAATGCATAAACTTTCAACTTGGAAAAATCAGTTCGGGATGATAGGATGTGTTGGATGTGGTAGATGTATAACTTGGTGCCCTGTTGGGATTGATATAACTGAAGGTGTGAAGAGTTTTAAAGAGGTTTTAAACAAAATTTAA
- the hemC gene encoding hydroxymethylbilane synthase, with protein sequence MKVRIGTRGSKLALWQTEFVRRKLSDVFPDVEFEVKVIKTKGDKILDSPLSKIGDKGIFTREIEIELLNREIDIAVHSLKDLPTKLPEGLIIGAVTEREDVRDVLISKDNLKLAELPKEAVIATGSLRRRAQLLHFRSDFKFVDLRGNIDTRFRKFDESNWDAMVLAFAGVRRMNYDGRTAELISTDIVLPAVGQGAIAIEVREDDMKILDLVRRINHLETELATRSERALLRRLEGGCQVPIGAFATVNDGKIKISAMISNFDGTFFVRDSIEGFVSNDVEELGFELAEKLLEQGGARILEEIKRASG encoded by the coding sequence GTGAAAGTTAGAATTGGAACACGGGGTAGTAAACTTGCGCTGTGGCAGACGGAATTTGTGAGGAGAAAACTTTCAGATGTTTTCCCCGATGTTGAATTTGAAGTCAAAGTGATAAAAACTAAAGGGGATAAAATTCTTGATTCGCCACTTTCAAAAATTGGAGATAAAGGGATTTTCACCCGTGAGATTGAAATTGAGCTTTTGAATCGCGAGATTGATATTGCAGTTCACAGTTTAAAGGACCTTCCAACGAAATTACCTGAGGGGTTGATAATTGGTGCTGTCACTGAACGGGAAGATGTAAGAGATGTTTTAATTTCTAAAGATAATTTGAAACTGGCGGAGTTGCCGAAAGAAGCTGTGATTGCTACTGGGAGTTTGAGAAGAAGGGCTCAACTTCTTCACTTTAGAAGTGATTTTAAATTTGTTGATTTGCGAGGTAATATTGACACAAGATTTAGAAAGTTTGATGAGTCGAATTGGGACGCAATGGTTTTAGCATTTGCAGGGGTGCGAAGGATGAATTATGACGGTAGAACTGCTGAGTTAATTTCAACTGATATAGTGCTTCCAGCTGTTGGTCAAGGAGCGATAGCAATTGAAGTTAGAGAAGATGATATGAAAATCCTTGACTTGGTTAGACGGATAAATCATCTTGAGACGGAGCTTGCGACAAGGTCTGAGCGTGCTCTTTTGAGGCGACTTGAGGGAGGATGTCAAGTCCCAATCGGTGCTTTTGCTACTGTAAACGATGGCAAAATTAAAATTTCAGCTATGATAAGCAACTTTGATGGGACATTTTTTGTCAGGGATTCAATTGAAGGTTTTGTAAGCAATGATGTAGAAGAACTCGGTTTTGAACTTGCAGAAAAACTTCTTGAACAAGGTGGCGCGAGGATTCTTGAAGAGATAAAAAGAGCAAGTGGTTGA
- a CDS encoding cyclic nucleotide-binding domain-containing protein, whose product MSIETLERLLVEHPFFKGLGEEYLSLVVGCARNAFFKAGDFIFREGEEANEFYIIRDGKVSLEIVSPGREPIVIQTLESGEVLGWSWLVPPYYWHFDARAIEPTRVVAFDGKCLRNKCEEDPKLGYELLKRLVPIIEQRLQATRIQLLDLYGTHS is encoded by the coding sequence ATGAGTATTGAAACGTTAGAAAGGTTACTTGTTGAACATCCATTTTTCAAAGGGCTTGGGGAGGAGTATCTTTCGCTTGTAGTTGGATGTGCAAGGAATGCTTTCTTTAAGGCGGGTGATTTCATTTTCAGAGAGGGGGAAGAAGCGAATGAGTTTTACATCATACGCGATGGTAAAGTTTCACTTGAGATAGTTTCTCCGGGTAGGGAGCCGATCGTAATTCAGACGCTTGAAAGCGGTGAGGTTCTTGGTTGGTCTTGGCTTGTTCCACCTTATTATTGGCATTTTGATGCGCGCGCTATTGAACCAACGAGGGTTGTGGCTTTTGATGGTAAGTGTTTGAGGAACAAGTGTGAAGAGGACCCTAAGCTCGGGTATGAGCTTTTAAAAAGGTTAGTTCCAATAATTGAGCAGCGACTTCAAGCAACAAGAATACAATTACTTGATCTATATGGAACACATAGTTGA
- the hemE gene encoding uroporphyrinogen decarboxylase: MKQKNDIFLKACRRESTERTPIWIMRQAGRYLPEYRKIRQRYDFLTMIKTPEIASEVTIQPIEIIGVDAGIIFSDILVLPEAMGLKLYIDEVGGPKFEKNIQNEEDVDRLIIPDPTDKLKYVLNAIELTKRNIDVPLIGFSGSPWTLFAYMVDGSKDFRNAKVLIYSHSKLAHKLLEKIAVSVSRFLISQIESGADAVQIFDTWGGILNRETFEEFSLRYIHYVVEAVKSKFASTVPVILYSKGTWQWMERIIGSGCDVISIDWTFDLKEARERVGDRVSIQGNLDPVVLLSKPDVVVREALKVIDRYGRGDGHIFNLGHGILPETPVDNVKILVETVKSESRKYHK, translated from the coding sequence ATGAAACAAAAAAACGACATATTTCTAAAAGCTTGCAGACGGGAAAGCACGGAGAGAACACCGATATGGATAATGCGACAGGCGGGAAGATATTTGCCTGAATACAGGAAGATCCGTCAAAGGTATGATTTTTTAACGATGATAAAAACGCCTGAAATCGCCTCCGAAGTGACGATTCAACCAATTGAAATCATCGGCGTGGATGCCGGGATAATTTTCTCGGATATACTTGTGCTTCCAGAAGCAATGGGGTTGAAACTTTATATTGATGAGGTTGGTGGTCCAAAGTTTGAGAAGAACATTCAAAATGAGGAGGATGTTGATAGATTGATTATTCCAGATCCAACGGATAAATTGAAATATGTGCTTAATGCGATAGAGTTGACCAAGCGGAATATAGATGTTCCGTTGATAGGTTTTTCTGGCTCTCCGTGGACTCTTTTTGCATATATGGTTGATGGCAGTAAGGATTTTAGAAATGCGAAGGTTTTGATATATTCCCACTCTAAGCTTGCGCATAAACTTCTTGAAAAAATCGCTGTTTCAGTGTCAAGGTTTTTGATCTCACAGATTGAAAGTGGGGCTGACGCAGTACAAATTTTTGATACATGGGGTGGCATTTTAAATCGTGAAACTTTTGAAGAGTTCTCTTTGAGATACATTCACTATGTGGTTGAAGCTGTAAAATCAAAGTTTGCCAGCACTGTTCCTGTGATTTTATATTCAAAGGGGACTTGGCAATGGATGGAGCGGATAATTGGTTCCGGTTGCGATGTTATAAGCATTGATTGGACATTTGATTTAAAGGAAGCCAGAGAAAGAGTCGGGGACAGGGTTTCAATTCAGGGGAATCTTGATCCGGTTGTTTTACTTTCAAAACCCGATGTTGTGGTCCGCGAAGCGCTCAAGGTAATTGACAGATATGGAAGGGGAGATGGACACATTTTTAATCTCGGGCATGGGATTTTGCCTGAGACACCAGTTGATAATGTGAAAATTTTGGTTGAGACAGTCAAGAGCGAAAGTAGAAAATATCATAAATAA